A stretch of DNA from Bactrocera neohumeralis isolate Rockhampton chromosome 6, APGP_CSIRO_Bneo_wtdbg2-racon-allhic-juicebox.fasta_v2, whole genome shotgun sequence:
ATATTAAGTTCGAATGTTATGTTCAAATGTTAAGTtcgaattttaatttcgaatgtTAAGTTCGAATACGCGTTACTTAACTTGCTGTGGCCGGTGTATGAGTCAACTTAACGCCACTTTCGAATGCCATATGTGTTCGAATTTTGTGTTCAAATGTTAAGTTCGAATCTTATGTTCGAATATTAAGTTCGAATTCTATGTTCGAATGTTAAGTTCGAATGTTATGTTCAAAAGTTAAGTTCGATTGTTATGTTCGAATACACGTTGTTGACGTGCTGTAGCCGGCGGCTGAGTCAACTTGACAAGCTCGTTAGTTGGGTCAGTTTTAAGACCAGGTTTTTGGCTAAATTGACATTGGCGCTGTTGACTGCTGGTTGCCGCTCAGTAGTACAGTTGCCGCCTTTGCTTTGCTATAAGTTCGAATTCGACTGCGTAGCTGGCTGGCACTTGAACGCTTACTACGTAGCTCTCATAGTAGTTCTCTTAGTAATGACGCGAGAGCAGTCACCATTTCTCAGTTGAGTCTCTCTGCTTTATAGTctaatttaaaagctttaattaaTTAGAAGTAGAAGCGAGATAATTGATTTTTCGATTTAGTTAGCGTGTATTGAAGATATTAAATGTGagtcgctacgcgcattgaaggctatgccggaaattgactttaacaactgtttcgaggataggaaaaaacgttggcacaaatttattaaagctaaaggggattactttgagggggacaacatagattttgaagaataaattaagaattttaaaattatgcataAAGTTTACTACTTTTTGCCCACAATAGTATTATCTTTAATACTTAACTGTGGTTTAAATTGTTTGTCTgctctttaaattatataaaatgcatatatgtttattaaaattatttttattttaaaattctatgtttaacaatttttaaatattttttattttttttttaatttttaataattatttttaatgtctataatataatattttttataacatttaaagTTCATCTggcttgctttttattttttttttttgctcacatTTTACAATAACTATATACACATTAgtgtttatatacacatttacatattttttttaacttatatatttttttattaatttttgggtAAATATTGCAACATTTCCTCGTTAAgtttataaatacaatttaaaattaagacaGTCTTTCGTTACGCAAAAATGCTCACAATTGTAACtatgcatgtatacatatatgtatgtatgtgtgtgtgtgtgtaaaataaaatttaagtatttacaACCTTCGTCAttgtgttttattaaattactaaaaatatttcttgtagAGTTTCGCCTTTCGTTCATaagaatttacaaatatttcacaaaagcTGCGCGGTTGTCGGTTTGGTACGCCATAGCACGATCGTAGCAGCGCgttttgcatgtgtgtgtgtgttgctgtgTCCAGCGCGTTCTTTCAGTAGACGCGATCTTTCATTATTAATGTTAGTGGCGTTTTAGGCGCAAGCAAAAACTCAAATTCCGTTTTCAACGGCTCTTTGAATTTGATTTCGTAAGCGAGCAGCAGCTGTAATGGAAAATTagattcaattaaaaatatactatgTTTTCAATTCACAGGTtacagaaataataaaaacaacaaaaattgctcaTAAGAACTTGGTAGTGATtgctcaatttgtatggcagctatatgctatagtgatccgatctgaacgatttcttcggaaattgtagCATCACCCAATGTAgtaatctgtgtaaaatttcttgaagatttattaataaacaaaaatgttttccctACAAAGGCTTTAGcgtgatcagtcagtttgtaggacagctatgtatatgttacaGTAcatagttcgatctgaacaatcttCATCGCATATTATAGtttatttttgaccaaaaaccaatgccaaatttgatgaaaatatctcctcaaataaaattttttttcataactgAACTTGACTTTGGTCGGTTAGTGTCCATGGCGGGCAACAAAGGTAATCTTCATATCCAGTAAGAAGACGAAATCCTTTGGGTCAATTAGTCTCACTTTCTTCCAATTacgaaatttggaaaatatcacAGATCACGAAATAAGATCGAAGGCGCAGAAGATGCAACCCCACAGGATAGAGGTGGGTTAACTAATGTTGCTCCGGGAAATCCCTGCGCTGCAAGCCAAGTAATTTCAGATGGATGTACACAATGATCGTGAGACCGATTATTATACATGGAGCGGTGGTTTGGGCTTCGAAAGCATCGCAAACTTCGAAATCATTTCAATAATTTGCTTGCAGCTGCGCAAGAGTTCATTATTGCATATGTGCACAGAAGGTCATGGCGGATCTCACACCGCTTCGCTTAGTCGTCAATCAATCAGCTTGACATACAATacttcaaatgacagcagaagagTTTGGCAGAGGGAACGTAATCTCGTCCCTACAAATGAAAGCCCTAAATGGTGAAACAGTACTGGCTCTTCTCTCGAGGGACAGCATTACTAAAAAGGGTAAACTTTACAACGAAGTTTAACGCTTTTCTTGGCAGTAAGGCTGAATGGAATGATTCTACACTTGACCTACTGCTAAGGGATAGCACTATTAAGTGATTTACCGACAGTTCAAAAAATGTTGGAGCGAATTGGTGCAGAAGTCAGAGAACCACATACCAAACTCTCCATATCTACGATAGATCTTAAGGCGGACGGATATACAGATGGAAAAGGCAAAATCAACTTaactcgtcacgctgattatatattaagatatatattttatagagtctcctaggtttatttttaggtattacaaactacttaatatactctgttctaTAAGTCAGACCATACCTTAGCCAACAACAGCATCACTTCCATTTCTACAAACCGCTTGCCCGGACAGGTACGCCTTCCGATGCCAAATGGCACGACAATACATGCATTCGGCACATTTACCGTAAATTGACCCTTCTCATCCAGCCAACGCTCGGGTcgatattctttggcatttggAAAATTGGCGTCATTGTTGCAGGCAATCATATTCTGGCAAAGCACAACCGTCTACAAAAAAGAGACAAAACATAACAAAAGCTTACATAATTTTGAGTCGAATCTGCCACGAAAAAGTGTCACTCACGCCGGCTTTGAGCTGATAGCCCGACAACTGCATATTCTCCTCGAGTATGCGCGCCAAACAGAAGGCCGTCGGCCTAATGCGATACGATTCCTGTACACAAGCTTTGGTGTAGTCCGCCTTGGCGATTGCCTCCTTCGTGATAGTCGTCTTACGATATTCACAAAAGTCGGCCAATATGCCAGCAATCACCTTCTCATCGTTGGTCACCGAGCTGAGCACGAAGAGCACAGTGTTGGCGAGCTGTGAATATAAAGTAAATAGATTTCAAATATTGTTCTGGCTTTTAGTTGTAGCGTACCGACCGTTTCAATGCCCGCCGCTATAAAGTCGACAATTGCCGATTTCTTATCACGTATATCAAGATCCTTTAGTTCCagtatattcaagaatatgCTGCGCAAAGTCGCCTCACTCTCATCGCTCGCCGACGTGAGGTAGTCCTCTTTCAGTGCCATGTCAACCATCTCGGAAATAACACTGTAATCAGTTTCAAGTCTATAACTGTGTCACACCTTCACAGGGCTGACCATTGCCCACTTTTTCCCAACACTTACTCGTAGATAAGCTCCTCGGCATGCACGAACTCTCTGTAAGTTTTCGTCGGCAAATACTTCCACAAACCTAAGCCATAGTAAGAGTCCCGTTGTGAGATGAAAAGTTGCTTCACCGCACTCGCAAGTTGTCGTATGCTTTCCGGTTGCTGAGCACTTTTGTCCAGAAAACCCATACGACGACCCAGCATAAGCGTGCATACGGCTTCCAAGCCCATCAAATTGGCGATGTCCTCAAAGTTGTGTACCTCGAGCGTGTCGGGATCGCGTTGTTGGCGCAAAAGTTCAATGAAATCGTCGCAAACCACGTTCAGGGCGGGCAGGAAGTTGTACAGTATGCGTGGCGAGGTGATGTAAGAGGTGAGTGAGGTGCGTAGCTTCTGCCAGGTGGGGCCTTGTCTGAAAAGTTTGCAGAGACATAATCGAAAAATAGCAAAGGCAGCAAAACCATATTGAAATCGAATATATAGAATATCAAAACTTGAGAACCGTCACCAaagttattttcatatttccgGATTTGTAAAATATGTGTAACCTTAACGGTATTAATATACTTACTTtaatacatacgtacaataCATACCTAAAATACTTACTCATTCACGATGCCCAAACTGGAATAGCGATCTGGTCGCGATAGTCGATACGTCACGACAATGTCAGTGGGCGGTCGAAAGGGGTAACGGCTGGGATATTTCAGCACCTTTTCCAAGTCATCCCTATTGAATAAATGCACAATCGGCAGGCCAGAGGTCAACACTTCTAAAGCGATTTCACCGTATTTGCGATGCCAGTctgaacaaaatattagaaaGAAGAAGCGTGTCATTTTGGAGGTATTCACGATATTAGACACAAGTtgagattttaaataaaaattcaaaatatttataacaatgcTGAACTCAGATCAGTAAGATCTTAGGTTAACTGTGAATACCTAATAAGCAGCCCCTGACCAAAATCGTCAGAAGGttccacttaaaaaattaaaaacttccaATCTCCGGTGACGTGGTGAATAGTTGCCGCCTCGGAATAAGCCTCCACAGCCTCTAAGTGGCTACTGCGTGAAAAGGACTCCCCTTAGTTCACGCCGTTTAGGGTCGAGACCAGTAATATTCTGATTAAGATGTACTTTTGGTTGGAGAAAATGGTATTCTGTCACTTTAGTTAGCAAGGGTGATATCCTGCTAAAATGGCTGGTAAGCCAATACCACAATTATCCCCGTCTCTTCAAAATACTGGCAGGTCTTCTAGTATTTTCTATGCACGTAATTATTGAACCGGCCGCACAAGCTCAGTTGAAAGAATTCCTGATTGGCGCCTGGCAGGCTCTGATTATAATCTTCCATGAGAACTTATGTTAACCTTCGCGTTACCGAAAGCATGTGTGGACAACGAAGGAAAACTATAACAAGAGGAGAACGAAAGCGGAGAAGAGTTCTTCGATATTACTAAAACCTACCAAAGTAACCGTATGTTGTCTCGTGGCATGGGCTTGTGGGCGAAGAACGTGAAATTCATACCGCTGGACGGCTGAGCTTTTTTTGCGGGGTTATATTAAGTCGCGAAGTTTTGTCAGATAAGTTCGAAACGAATGACTCCTTGACTTCGGCGCGTTATTGCTGACATACGGTCCCAATTGCGGCAAAAAGTGGTTGAAAATTGAGCCTCTGGACTGGAATTTAGCCGCGACGGTCTCTTAAAACATCATGGCAGACCCTTGTCATCATCACAAAGCCAAATTATTTACcataacttaaaattatatgaGTTTATTGCTTCTTTAAAACAACAGCTCTTAAAAAGCACCCTTtacaaatatctaaaaatacttcaaagaaatatatttatcatTTCGGAAACATTTTTGCACTCACCCGCATACATCTCATGCATCAACGACATTTTGTATTTGCGAAAGAACACAAAGAATACCCATTTCGTGCCGAGAAAAGGTATTGGCAGCGGCCCTGGTATGTCCCAGACGCTGCGTGGCCGTGGTATTTCCATGGCCTCATCCTCTGGCCTGAACAGACGGGTGTCGGCAGCGGCTAATCCACCATTGCTACTGAGATAGCGTGTCAGCAGCGGCTTTAGATAGACGGTCGCTCCCTTGCCCAAATGAAAGTTGCAGTAGAAAGCCAAAAGTACAGCGATTGCGATCAATAGAATCACGGCCATAACCATGGGAGCACGCTGGAAAGAATacacatatctatataaatatggtttaaaaatattttaagtgcgAGTATGCgctacaaaaactaaaaattttgcatGAGTATGACTCCATTTTCTTGGTATGTGTGTATCGGTTCTtttagtatgtgtgtatgtatgtcgtgCGCTAGAATTTAAGTCAGTCAGTAGGTAAGCGGTTGTGCAAGTGCTCTACTTCGAAATGTGGTCAATGCAGGCGCACACAAGTTTGGCGCTCAGTTGCTGCCGACACTGTTGAAGTTTGAATTTGTTTCCCCGAAGTCTCTCAAACAAATTTAGGCGCTATTTCTAGTCAACAGCTTGCTGTAGTCCAACTTGTGCACGCAAATTCGGCCGAGTCACAGCTTATGCAATGtacacaagccacttattagacCCCGTTCCCTCGCCGCCGTGCAAGATATTTTTAgcccaaatttatttaatatatatttagcaCATTTTTCATGAATTAAGCAAAACTGAGCGCTGATTGCTGCCGCCTCTGCTTGCCTTACATGCACATAttttgcgacgactgtttgtatgtatgttttgatGTTGATTCGTCTCGTCCGGCCGCCGTTTTGGTCTGATTTTGCTTGATTTCCAGCCGTCGCGTCTAACCGGTatttgttacatacatatttttattatctcaAGCAATTATTGCAATTGACATTGCAATGCTTAATTGTTGCTGTTAAGTGTGTAcgaatatattaataaacagaaaaaaatgcaATCACAAATGGTTCATATTAAGAgggttcatttaaaaaaaaattaattttttttgtgaaatcttAAGATGCATGTGGAATAGGGTGGGTAGAAAAagtcgaatatattttttttctataggtGTTTTGAAAAAGAGGTCCTTAGACGCCactaagaaagaaaaaaatcgtttttggccCTCCCTAAtgtaaaatgttatttataccaaaaatttgaaaataagtcGGGTTATTATTAACTCtggcaatttttttgaaaagcattttgtttagaaaaattGTCGGTAAAATCGTATGTGGCTCTCCCTAATGTGAAatgttatattaaaatttttactcaaatacgTGGGGTTATTACAAAAATTGGCAATGTTTGTGAAAAgcattttatttagaaaactttacggtaaaattgtttttggccctccctaatgtgaaatgttatttatataaaaaatttaaaatgagtaCTGTTATTAAAGGTGTTGTCAATTCCTGTAAGAAGcattttgtttagaaaatttttcgataaaatcgtttttggcccaccctaatgtgaaatgttatattaaaatttttactcaaataaaTGGGGTTATTACAAATATTGGCAATGTTTGTGAAAAGcattttgtttagaaaatttttcgataaaatcgtttttggcccaccctaatgtgaaatattatttatattaaaaaatttgatataaatacggttatattgacaatttttgtgaaaagcattttagttagaaaaaagcacgtttttctaaaaattttatattaaaaaatcgtttttgggTTCCCTAAATATggaaattttagttatttatacTGTTCTAAACATttccgtaaaaattttaaaaataagtagagttattatacatatgaacaacTTTTGTGAAAGGCATTTAATTTAGAAACATTTTCGTTGTCTTTctgaaccaccctaatgtagATTTGCAGATTTGCAAAATTAATCGACAAGTTCATTTAGTAGATTTCATCTGAACACAGGCGTTTTaaaattgcatataaataattttttataaaataaatacagattAAGGCTGGACTTTGTAACTATAGGCGTTTATCGCcttgacatattttatatttaattcgaGAAAGTAATTTTTATCTCGCTTTTAATCTTTTCAAATAACAATGTTTTCCAAACAAGGACTCTAACTCGaatcgttcagttcgtatggcagctatttgctatagtgatTGGCGCTTCCGACAAGCAGGTTGAAGTCCCTTCTCTACCGGTGCGAGTAAGCTTTTTTGTACAAGGCTTTGTTCTATCCGAAGAGATATTTTgaatgtttaaaatgtttttagtcGGCAGTTCATACTGCCTTCTCAAGCGGCAAGGCCATGTTAATCGGAAAGGTATGTTACTCGACGGCTACTCCAGgttaattcttccaaatgcccctCTACGGTCCGACCCTGTAGAAACAGTACGTTTCTTTTGACTTCAATGACAATTAAACCACCTAAATGCAGGCTAGATAACcgccacaacaaaaacaacagcaacgaaccacttcttggaaagaaaaagTATAccgatatggctaaatcgactgagCTCTCCATGCTGAACATTTTGTTACgaacttcgtgacaaatttaatataccctttccagggtaaaataaatattccatATTTCGAAGAACTAATAACAAACCATTATTTtccaattcaatttcaatatcaAGGTCTCGAATTTTCCTAAAACCCATGCAGTCAGCAAATTTTGAGGTCAAAGacccaacaaaaaaattgtaaattacagaaacgtaaacaaaaacaaactaaaatagGTCAACTCGGAAATGTGAAAGAAGAATGGTGAAATTCAAGCAAAGCCAAAGCGAAAACTGCCAAAACACCCAAAACAAGAGTGTCAACTGCGTGAAAATTACTCACTCAACTTTGCATCAAATAAAGCACGAACCCCAAAACGAAATTGTGGGGAACGCTGCATCACCACCTGCGCCAAAGCGCCGATTGCTGAATTATTTGccggtatatatgtacatatgtatatttgggtGTGTGTGCAAGATCAGCTAACGCAGTGATCAATAAGAATTTGTACGTGATCACAAGCTGGTaggcacatgcacacacacacacttgtgtGGGCAATATGTAGATGGCATGCCGCCGACAACGCACGAGACCGCCGCCGAGCTCAACTGATTTATGCACatttgtgtgcctgtgtgtgtataaataggTGTGGGAATATGCATAATCGCGTCGGTGCAAATAATTGTGAAtcactgcttgttgttgttgcattttaggCAGGAAAATTACCGTAATTTGTTTGCTGTTAACCTTTTTAAATgactttgaaattaatttttattttaattttcgtttaaatCGACATAAAGAAGCAAATGCAAGTGTGTGGTTGCCTGAGGAGGTGTCTGTGTGGATTTGAGTGGGTGGCGAGAGTGTTAATATTCTTATTGCAAGTGAGCGCAAATTGAAATGGGGAAGTGAAGGGGGAGTTCAATTCATTCGTATGCAATTTGAAGAGAAATAtagatatgttaaataaatataataataataataatttatctcAGAAAAGGAATgttaggaaaattaaaaaaaaaaaaacacataaatttaataaaataagtgtacatataaataaattgaataaatatatattttaataataaaaatttgtaaattatttaaatattttttattgtttttcgcagtattttatatttttctcgcTTTCATTCtctttacatactatatattaccaatttatttttaatgtacaaaaatttattaaaaaatttccaactaaacaaaaatcgacaaaaatgttttgaagcattttataattttctttacattcccaaattttttttaatatagaaaaaatttcaaataataaaaaaatagaaaaaatgtaattcaaaaatttcaaataatttaaaaaaaaatcgaaaaaatttaattcattatgtacaaataaatttttgaataatttcaattaaaattttattgcaaaccctttttttattattttttcggagtattatattttttttataaccaaatgttttttaatatagaaaaaattatagaaaaaatgtgaaataattaaaaaaaactttcgcaatattttatattatgctCGCTTTTATTCGCTTTATGTTACCAGTTCTTTTTGATGTAgaaaaaagtactaaaaaaatttttcaaatattaaaaaaaaacgaaaaaatgtaatttgttatatgcaataaagttttgaataatttatattaaacatatattttcaagcattttttagtgttttccacaatattttatatttctctcacttttattagttttatattaccaaattgtatttttataacgaaaaaattattttaaaaatttcaaataattaaaaaaatcgtaaaaaagtatgtcaattgaaaaaatataaatcaatttaaataaaaattatatggcaaaaaattatttaaaaaatatttttaatatttattaagtaaatttttatgtaacgtttacatatatttcaagaaaaaatgttcaagttagtaaagtatttataaaaacaatttatttcattatttccaacaatttttgaaaataattttaattaatgcatGTAAGAAAAGTCgtaataatttaattcattttatcgaatttcttttttaattatttaaaaatttgtattgaaataattatttgaaatatttttaaaattgtatatttctaaaaaatataactcaaaataatgcaatttatttctcCTAAGAGAAtcgaaataatttataaaaaatctaaataatttgattcattattttaaattaatttttgtaattaattttaactaaaatatgtaatagagaatttgtttaaaaaaaaaaaaaatttaaattattgatgtaaagttttattaaacatttagaTTTCTAGAAACAAgccttcaaattaattaaatccgtaaattattttttaattaaaaatcaggacaatttaaattattattttcaataactttttttattaactgaaatgcaattttttaaagaaaaataaagaaaaagtatattaaatatttattaatgctaattgttattaacttttatatatttggaaaaaaattctaaataatttaatttatcatttgtaaaaaatcgaagtaatttaatttgatattttcaattattttttgaataattaaactcaaaatttcttttgaaaaataaagaaaaattgttttaaatatttaataatgtaaatttttattaaatatttacaatttttaagaataaatttaataatttaatttatcatttataaaaaaatctaaataatttaattcgtaattttcaattaaattataataaaaaaattaactttcattattaaaaaatatattttaattatttattgatgtaaatttgtattaaacttataaatttctagaaaaaaattatttataaatgtaaaaatttggcaatttaatttcttaatttcaataatttaaaaaaaaaaattaagagaaattaacaaaaattaaaggaaaaatatttggaataaaataattataataaaaataatataatttattgaatataaaaaattaaataatttaatttaatgttttcaattaatttttgaaaaattaaacttaaaatgtttgttgaaaaagaaagaaaaatcgttttgaatatttattagtgaaaaattgtattatatatttacattttttgattataaaattcaaaataatttaatttattatgtcaaattatttttcttaaaaattaaatgcgtTATTTCCacgcaattttttaataatgtaagttataatttatattaaaacgtaaagaaaaaatatttattaataaaattttttgttaaatattgatatttcagtaaaataaaattcaaaaacatttaattaatcATTTCCAATtactaaatattcaaataatttttttttaattttttgttttgtaaaatattatttttactattttcttttagtttaaattaCCACTACACATAgtatttccacaaaatttctttaaaactatcattatttattatttacacatTATCAGCACTTTTCCATTTCAGTAGGTCTATTTCTGACatgcacttacatacacacacacgcacacacagatAGCCAGCAAATTTCAATGTCAGTGGGCCACTTGCATTGTGTGGAAGCTATCGCCGATGACGACAATCGTCGTTCTCTTATCAGTGCCAGCGCTGTGCGGCGCGTGAAGAAAGCGATCTCGTTGCTTTAatgtttacacacacacacacacaaatacgcAAACAATATTGCATAAACTCAAACACATATGATCGGTTGGGTGATTATATGCCTAGCGGGATTAATGAATGAAACGTAGTAAGATTTACAGTAATTTAAATGCACGATTAGTCGGTTGACAAGCTGACGTTTTTGTTGGCGTTAAGCATTctagttttttttccttttttaattttataatgtttttttaattttacaatcttttttttttatattactatCTTCATTTATTAATCAATTACTATTGTAACGCACTGGAATACTAGACGGCATACGGACCACAGGACAAAAAGACGCTATCGCAAACACGTGATGAGCACTGAAAGAAATGCTTCGCCGCGTGCGAATCCTTTTTGTACTCGTTTGCCTCACAAATGAAATCCACAAAATGACCTATTTGTGGCAAGAGATCACATGCTGatcgcattttatttttgtttcggtCACGGCGGCACAGAGAgcatacagacacacacagACCTTGGTAAGAACACATGTTTTACGTGTGTATAAATACTGTCGAATAATTCTGTTCTAATATTAGAAAGACCAAAATTCATCTAAGGGATGAATAAAATTAGCAGATCTCACGTGTGATCATTTCTGCGCGATCAAATACATAAGAAAATCACAGACATACATAACAATGGTGGTACGAAATGGTGATATCTTCATTGGTAGACAGTAAAGGGTGAGGTGTTTCTGGGAGGAAAAAAGATCAGAACGGTTCTAGAAAAGCGGTTAGCttcatatttttgaactttctcttccaccacgaatcccacaccgtatttgcttttatatggccactgtagtaaatgccacaagggcTTACTCGCCTCAGTCCATGTCACGTCCATCGCACATCTTGGACGGCAGTGATGTCAACCTTCTTTTTTACGACGACATCAACTAGCTGGCAGCGGCACTTTCACAATTAAGGCACCGGAAATTCCAGGTGCATACCCTTAAATCTTAACTCCTAAGGCGTTTGGAGTGGTCATCATCAAAAgcaggtctctcatccgaggctgttttcttctttatattgggggtgtttttcacgtggcgggtctgaaacccagcgcacaaccctggggagggatatatacatatactatatataattgatcagaAGTCGTTTGTAGATTTTGTCATATCAGTCTGTCTGCCCTTAGGTATCTATaaacgcgaactagtctctcagtttttggtatattgacctgaaattttgcatttgtattCTCCTCTCGAAGAAAGTGctgatttgtcggaaccgccgttattggagcactatagcatatagctgtcaaacaaactgaaccatcggaatgcagttcttatatggaaaacttttttatttgacaagatatcgtcaAGACATTTAACATAGCTTATTTCTTCGTTAATAGTATTAGAAGATTCTGATCCCTATAACACACAGATTATTGCTTGGAAAAGATAACGGTATCTTATTCTCTGCAAGATAACGGTATATTCTCTGTTActcaaatcggactactatagcatatagctgccatacaaactgaacattcAAAACCACacgcttgtatggaaaactttttccatTGAAGAGATATCTGCACAAAATTTAACACGGATGATTGCCTAGGGTAACAGTACAacctccgaaaaattttttcagttcg
This window harbors:
- the LOC126761791 gene encoding ecdysone 20-monooxygenase, producing MVMAVILLIAIAVLLAFYCNFHLGKGATVYLKPLLTRYLSSNGGLAAADTRLFRPEDEAMEIPRPRSVWDIPGPLPIPFLGTKWVFFVFFRKYKMSLMHEMYADWHRKYGEIALEVLTSGLPIVHLFNRDDLEKVLKYPSRYPFRPPTDIVVTYRLSRPDRYSSLGIVNEQGPTWQKLRTSLTSYITSPRILYNFLPALNVVCDDFIELLRQQRDPDTLEVHNFEDIANLMGLEAVCTLMLGRRMGFLDKSAQQPESIRQLASAVKQLFISQRDSYYGLGLWKYLPTKTYREFVHAEELIYDVISEMVDMALKEDYLTSASDESEATLRSIFLNILELKDLDIRDKKSAIVDFIAAGIETLANTVLFVLSSVTNDEKVIAGILADFCEYRKTTITKEAIAKADYTKACVQESYRIRPTAFCLARILEENMQLSGYQLKAGTVVLCQNMIACNNDANFPNAKEYRPERWLDEKGQFTVNVPNACIVVPFGIGRRTCPGKRFVEMEVMLLLAKLLLAYEIKFKEPLKTEFEFLLAPKTPLTLIMKDRVY